One stretch of Halobaculum marinum DNA includes these proteins:
- a CDS encoding CBS domain-containing protein gives MRGIRVGRVAGIPIQLNWTFLLVLPLFAYLIGSQVGEFSGLVTDTFGVAIASDALTGGVLPWVLGTAAAVGLFVSVLLHEFGHSLTAMHYGYRINAITLWLFGGVAQFEEMPEDWKQEFTVAIMGPAVSVALGVIAYVVLVTVSLPATVAFVVGYLALMNLVLAAFNLLPGFPMDGGRVLRALLARNRPHARATQIAAEVGKVFAFLLGLFGLFGGNWLTVGLAFFIYIAASSESQQTTMRAAFQGVTVGDIMTPRAHLNTVEPRASVAQLMERMFRERHTGYPVVKNGTLVGMVTLEDAQAVREVERDAYTVSDVMVTDIASVTPEADALVALETMQQRGVGRLVVVDADGELVGLISRSDLMTAFNIIQRGGRESIGLGGDAGVLPDVGGRSV, from the coding sequence ATGCGAGGAATCCGTGTCGGGCGGGTCGCGGGGATCCCGATCCAGCTAAACTGGACGTTCCTTCTGGTGCTTCCGCTGTTCGCCTATCTCATCGGGAGCCAGGTGGGGGAGTTCTCCGGTCTCGTCACCGACACCTTCGGCGTCGCCATCGCGAGCGACGCGCTCACCGGCGGCGTCCTCCCGTGGGTGTTGGGAACCGCCGCCGCCGTCGGACTGTTCGTCTCGGTGTTGCTCCACGAGTTCGGCCACTCGCTCACCGCGATGCACTACGGCTACCGGATCAACGCGATCACGCTGTGGCTGTTCGGCGGCGTCGCCCAGTTCGAGGAGATGCCCGAGGACTGGAAACAGGAGTTCACGGTCGCCATCATGGGGCCGGCCGTCTCCGTCGCGCTCGGGGTAATCGCCTACGTCGTGCTCGTCACCGTCAGCCTGCCCGCGACCGTCGCGTTCGTCGTGGGCTACCTCGCGCTGATGAACCTCGTGCTGGCCGCGTTCAACCTCCTTCCGGGGTTCCCGATGGACGGCGGGCGCGTCCTGCGGGCGCTGCTGGCTCGCAATCGGCCGCACGCTCGCGCGACCCAGATCGCCGCCGAGGTTGGGAAGGTGTTCGCGTTCCTGCTGGGGCTGTTCGGCCTGTTCGGCGGCAACTGGCTCACGGTCGGCCTCGCCTTCTTCATCTACATCGCCGCCTCCAGCGAGTCACAGCAGACGACGATGCGGGCGGCGTTCCAGGGTGTCACCGTCGGCGACATCATGACGCCGCGCGCGCACCTGAACACCGTCGAACCCCGGGCGAGCGTCGCCCAGTTGATGGAGCGGATGTTCCGCGAGCGCCACACCGGCTACCCGGTCGTCAAGAACGGGACGCTCGTCGGGATGGTGACGCTGGAAGACGCACAGGCCGTCCGCGAGGTCGAACGCGACGCCTACACCGTCTCCGACGTGATGGTGACCGACATCGCCAGTGTCACGCCCGAGGCTGACGCGCTCGTCGCGCTGGAGACGATGCAACAGCGCGGGGTCGGTCGCCTCGTCGTCGTCGACGCCGACGGCGAGTTGGTCGGGCTCATCTCGCGCAGCGACCTCATGACGGCGTTCAACATCATCCAGCGCGGTGGCCGGGAGTCGATCGGACTCGGCGGCGACGCTGGCGTGCTCCCGGACGTGGGCGGACGTAGCGTCTGA
- a CDS encoding cupin domain-containing protein codes for MSDTESPTADGPAPIVKRGGDVAAETVDAGEGMSKAVLLDESDGAPHFAMRRFELAPGATVPTHTNEVEHEQYVLAGEYTVGIDGEEHVVSAGDALLIPAGVPHWYRNDGDEAGAFVCVVPNGDDTIELVDGDDE; via the coding sequence ATGAGCGACACCGAGTCACCGACGGCGGACGGACCGGCACCGATCGTGAAGCGCGGCGGCGACGTCGCCGCCGAGACGGTCGACGCCGGCGAAGGGATGTCGAAGGCGGTCCTGCTCGACGAGTCCGACGGCGCCCCTCACTTCGCGATGCGCCGGTTCGAGTTGGCGCCGGGCGCGACGGTCCCGACCCACACGAACGAGGTCGAACACGAGCAGTACGTGCTCGCCGGCGAGTACACGGTCGGAATCGACGGCGAGGAACACGTGGTGAGCGCCGGCGACGCGCTCCTCATCCCGGCGGGCGTCCCGCACTGGTACCGCAACGACGGCGACGAGGCCGGCGCGTTCGTCTGCGTCGTGCCGAACGGCGACGACACGATCGAACTCGTCGACGGCGACGACGAGTGA
- a CDS encoding ribbon-helix-helix protein, CopG family, with protein sequence MGSKNKTVSFRVNEDAFEALREIADERDLSLSAVFRDYVDTLVAHDGQVEVVPEHRVEETDGDGESFPPTVEVPKSFVREHERLELEAEHLREQLDEYKAFVTFLQDQLEESDDAEEVVFLEELDGGDDEPYQLG encoded by the coding sequence ATGGGCAGCAAGAACAAGACGGTCTCCTTCCGCGTCAACGAGGACGCCTTCGAGGCGCTGCGGGAGATCGCCGACGAGCGGGACCTGTCGCTGTCGGCGGTGTTCCGCGACTACGTGGACACCCTCGTCGCCCACGACGGGCAAGTCGAGGTCGTCCCCGAGCACCGGGTGGAAGAGACCGACGGCGACGGGGAGTCGTTCCCGCCGACGGTCGAAGTGCCCAAGAGCTTCGTCCGCGAGCACGAACGCCTCGAACTGGAGGCCGAACACCTCCGCGAGCAGCTAGACGAGTACAAAGCGTTCGTCACGTTCCTCCAGGACCAACTGGAGGAGTCTGACGACGCCGAGGAGGTCGTCTTCTTGGAGGAGTTGGACGGCGGCGACGACGAACCGTACCAACTCGGGTAG
- a CDS encoding replication factor A (Replication protein A protects and stabilize the intermediate ssDNA that is generated by the unwinding action of a DNA helicase at the replication fork. In addition, SSBs prevent the formation of secondary structures by single-stranded template DNA.), translating into MADLQTHADEIHEQFSDHLDLTVDEIEERLASLVNEYSVPVDEARRSVVNSYLDEAGLERDELGSGGAEQVLVGDIDQDEQWVDLRVKVADLWDPNHESIAQVGLLGDESGTIKFVSFSTSELEELEEGTSYALSNVVTDEYQGNFSVKLNRTTTITELDEEVEVGDDSDEVEGALVDIQSGSGLIKRCPEEDCTRVLQNGRCNEHGQVDGEFDLRIKAVLDDGDAVQEVIFNEEATAQLTGIGLDEAKQMAQDALDTTVVGEEMADMIVGRYYRVRGPTFGRYVLADEFEELSGTDETVDAESLLIRARSL; encoded by the coding sequence ATGGCAGACCTGCAAACCCACGCGGACGAGATACACGAGCAGTTTTCAGACCATCTGGACCTCACCGTCGACGAGATCGAGGAGCGCCTCGCCTCGCTGGTGAACGAGTACAGCGTCCCCGTCGACGAGGCGCGGCGCAGCGTCGTCAACTCCTACCTCGACGAGGCAGGGCTGGAGCGCGACGAACTCGGCTCCGGCGGCGCCGAACAGGTGCTCGTCGGCGACATCGACCAGGACGAGCAGTGGGTCGACCTTCGCGTGAAGGTGGCCGACCTCTGGGACCCCAACCACGAGTCGATCGCCCAGGTCGGCCTGCTCGGCGACGAGTCCGGGACGATCAAGTTCGTCTCGTTCTCGACGAGCGAACTGGAGGAACTGGAGGAGGGCACCAGCTACGCCCTCTCGAACGTCGTCACCGACGAGTACCAGGGCAACTTCTCGGTGAAGCTCAACCGGACGACGACCATCACCGAACTCGACGAGGAGGTCGAGGTCGGCGACGACTCCGACGAGGTCGAGGGCGCCCTCGTCGACATCCAGTCCGGGTCGGGCCTCATCAAGCGCTGCCCGGAGGAGGACTGTACCCGCGTCCTCCAGAACGGCCGCTGTAACGAGCACGGCCAGGTCGACGGCGAGTTCGACCTCCGCATCAAGGCCGTCCTCGACGACGGCGACGCCGTCCAGGAGGTCATCTTCAACGAGGAGGCGACCGCCCAGTTGACCGGCATCGGCCTCGACGAGGCCAAGCAGATGGCCCAGGACGCCCTCGACACGACCGTCGTGGGCGAGGAGATGGCCGACATGATCGTCGGGCGCTACTACCGCGTGCGCGGCCCGACGTTCGGCCGCTACGTGCTCGCCGACGAGTTCGAGGAACTGTCCGGCACCGACGAGACGGTCGATGCTGAATCGCTGCTGATCCGCGCGAGGTCCCTGTAA
- a CDS encoding TRAM domain-containing protein, producing MADCPLADDCPRFSERIAGMGCQHYGDRGGAEWCNEYNMPISDLKQQPVKPGEEVVVEVDDIHESGAGVGRTEDGFIVMVDGLLPPARAIVRIDRVKQNHAKAKHIVERLPDEDAEGEGDAEADVDATDDTQEEPQSRRERLGSRDNFWGS from the coding sequence ATGGCGGACTGTCCACTCGCTGATGACTGCCCCCGATTCTCCGAACGGATCGCGGGGATGGGATGTCAACACTACGGCGACCGCGGCGGCGCCGAGTGGTGTAACGAGTACAACATGCCGATCTCGGACCTGAAGCAGCAGCCCGTGAAGCCCGGCGAAGAGGTCGTCGTCGAGGTCGACGACATCCACGAGAGCGGCGCCGGCGTCGGCCGGACGGAGGACGGCTTCATCGTGATGGTCGACGGCCTGCTCCCGCCCGCCCGCGCCATCGTCCGGATCGACCGGGTGAAGCAGAACCACGCGAAGGCCAAGCACATCGTCGAGCGCCTGCCCGACGAGGACGCGGAGGGTGAGGGCGACGCAGAAGCCGACGTGGACGCGACCGACGACACCCAGGAGGAGCCGCAGTCGCGCCGCGAGCGACTCGGTTCGCGCGACAACTTCTGGGGATCGTAG
- a CDS encoding mannose-1-phosphate guanylyltransferase, with the protein MTRPVVAVVLAGGTGSRLYPASRSHRPKQFLALGDGDDSLLARTVARTGFADATLVATRPEFAEEVPDHAPDAEVVVEPAGKDTGPAILYATHRAREAVDGDPVVVVLPADHHVPDDAAFEATMARGARVAAATDRLVTFGVDPTRPATGYGYIEPGDGRTSDDGDAFHELAGFHEKPDADTAANYVDAGYRWNAGIFAWTPEALFREARDTPLGPLVDELDGNDPDPAAGFDAVDPVSVDYAVMERAERAAVVPADFAWDDLGAWDALDRVLDTDAAGNVVAGDALAVDAADNVVAGDGDTHVSLVGVDGLCVVAYDDRVLVVPKAAAQRVRDAVAELKERDEF; encoded by the coding sequence ATGACCCGCCCAGTCGTCGCGGTCGTCCTCGCCGGCGGCACCGGATCGCGGCTGTACCCCGCCTCGCGGAGCCACCGCCCCAAGCAGTTCCTCGCGCTCGGCGACGGCGACGACAGCCTCCTCGCGCGCACCGTCGCCCGAACGGGGTTCGCGGACGCGACGCTCGTCGCCACTCGCCCCGAGTTCGCCGAGGAAGTGCCCGACCACGCCCCTGACGCCGAGGTCGTCGTCGAACCGGCGGGGAAAGACACCGGCCCAGCGATTCTCTACGCGACCCACCGGGCCCGCGAGGCGGTCGACGGCGACCCCGTGGTCGTCGTCCTCCCCGCCGACCACCACGTGCCAGACGACGCCGCCTTCGAGGCGACGATGGCGCGGGGCGCCCGGGTCGCCGCCGCGACCGACCGCCTCGTCACCTTCGGCGTCGACCCGACGCGCCCCGCGACCGGGTACGGGTACATCGAACCCGGCGACGGGCGGACGAGCGACGACGGCGACGCCTTCCACGAGTTGGCCGGCTTCCACGAGAAGCCAGACGCCGACACTGCGGCGAACTACGTCGACGCGGGCTACCGCTGGAACGCGGGCATCTTCGCGTGGACGCCCGAGGCGCTGTTTCGCGAGGCCAGAGACACCCCACTGGGCCCGCTCGTCGACGAACTCGACGGCAACGACCCCGACCCGGCCGCCGGCTTCGACGCCGTCGACCCCGTCAGCGTCGACTACGCGGTGATGGAGCGCGCCGAGCGCGCGGCGGTCGTCCCCGCGGACTTCGCGTGGGACGACCTGGGCGCGTGGGACGCGCTGGACCGAGTGCTCGACACCGACGCCGCGGGGAACGTCGTCGCCGGCGACGCGCTGGCGGTCGACGCCGCCGACAACGTCGTGGCGGGCGACGGCGACACCCACGTCTCGCTGGTGGGCGTCGACGGCCTGTGCGTCGTCGCCTACGACGACCGCGTGCTCGTCGTCCCGAAGGCGGCCGCCCAACGGGTGCGCGACGCGGTGGCCGAACTGAAAGAACGCGACGAGTTCTGA
- a CDS encoding DUF7091 family protein produces MGDKLRRVLHQQARKAGREYARSKRAYRDGRDWGDNRAAEFDLPTDADDRARIVCRRHAEKRHVAVNRDGEPACFEAGHPDCEGCAEDVREGRIQTW; encoded by the coding sequence CTGGGCGACAAACTGCGTCGCGTCCTCCACCAGCAGGCCCGCAAGGCGGGCCGTGAGTACGCACGGAGCAAGCGGGCCTACCGCGACGGGCGCGACTGGGGCGACAACCGCGCCGCGGAGTTCGACCTCCCGACTGACGCGGACGACCGTGCGCGCATCGTCTGCCGTCGCCACGCCGAGAAGCGCCACGTCGCCGTCAACCGCGACGGCGAACCGGCGTGTTTCGAGGCCGGACACCCCGACTGCGAGGGGTGTGCCGAGGACGTGCGCGAAGGCCGGATCCAGACGTGGTGA
- a CDS encoding HalOD1 output domain-containing protein: protein MSERVVDRVATAEGVSPAELEARLYDAVDGDALDSLVAAETTAVTVTFEFSGYTVTVDGDSPASVTVEPAE from the coding sequence GTGAGCGAGCGTGTGGTCGACCGAGTTGCGACCGCCGAAGGAGTCTCTCCTGCAGAGTTGGAGGCCCGACTGTACGACGCCGTCGACGGCGACGCGCTCGACTCGCTGGTCGCGGCTGAGACGACCGCGGTGACGGTGACCTTCGAGTTCTCCGGCTACACGGTGACGGTGGACGGCGATTCACCCGCGAGCGTCACGGTCGAACCGGCGGAGTGA
- a CDS encoding RPA family protein, with translation MSQNTLTREVARRVFASEYNDASYTFKESDDDRAPLYLLLPTGERANRVFIVGTLTEKEDVGEDSEYWRGRIVDPTGTFFTYAGQYQPEAASALRELEPPAYVAVVGKPRTYETDDGNVNVSVRPESITTVDASTRDRWVAETAARTLDRIEAFDDEGNEYARMAREQYDLPVEEYRDAAVAALRSLDDSDELEEEPTA, from the coding sequence ATGAGCCAGAACACCCTCACCCGAGAGGTCGCACGACGCGTCTTCGCGTCCGAGTACAACGACGCCAGCTACACCTTCAAGGAGTCCGACGACGACCGGGCGCCGCTGTACCTGCTGCTCCCGACCGGCGAGCGCGCGAACCGCGTGTTCATCGTCGGCACCCTCACCGAGAAGGAGGACGTCGGCGAGGACAGCGAGTACTGGCGCGGGCGCATCGTCGACCCGACGGGGACGTTCTTCACGTACGCCGGGCAGTACCAGCCCGAAGCCGCGAGTGCACTCCGCGAGTTGGAGCCACCCGCCTACGTCGCCGTGGTGGGCAAGCCCCGGACGTACGAGACGGACGACGGCAACGTGAACGTCTCCGTCCGACCGGAGTCGATCACGACCGTCGACGCGTCGACGCGCGACCGCTGGGTCGCCGAGACCGCCGCGCGCACGCTCGACCGCATCGAGGCGTTCGACGACGAGGGCAACGAGTACGCGCGGATGGCCCGCGAGCAGTACGACCTGCCCGTCGAGGAGTACCGCGACGCCGCCGTCGCTGCGCTGCGCTCGCTCGACGACAGCGACGAACTCGAAGAAGAGCCGACCGCGTAG
- a CDS encoding DUF5814 domain-containing protein produces the protein MAITDKIYLKNHRQIASQLDANIPKGAFKGATLDLVFSGDGLADLDEATRDRVLEFAEDFLDCGCDDAPYCGHPERKFVRYLLELRAQGLGPDAIVDVMGDDYMLYAYPGDVLSFLDNAVRTLEATESLAAVEGDEEARERASQARDALAR, from the coding sequence GTGGCCATCACGGACAAGATCTACCTGAAGAACCACCGGCAGATCGCCTCCCAACTCGACGCCAACATCCCGAAGGGCGCGTTCAAGGGGGCGACGCTGGATCTCGTGTTCTCGGGCGACGGGCTCGCCGACCTCGACGAGGCGACCCGCGACCGCGTGCTGGAGTTCGCCGAGGACTTCCTCGACTGCGGCTGTGACGACGCACCCTACTGCGGCCACCCCGAGCGGAAGTTCGTCCGCTACCTGCTGGAACTGCGGGCGCAGGGGCTCGGCCCGGACGCCATCGTGGACGTGATGGGCGACGACTACATGCTGTACGCCTACCCCGGCGACGTGCTCTCGTTCCTCGATAACGCCGTCCGGACGCTGGAGGCGACCGAGTCGCTCGCGGCGGTCGAGGGCGACGAGGAGGCACGCGAGCGAGCGAGCCAGGCGCGGGACGCACTGGCGCGATAA
- a CDS encoding tRNA (guanine(26)-N(2))-dimethyltransferase, with amino-acid sequence MEVTEGGVTVEVEDARDGASEGRADEVFYNPKMELNRDVTVAVLRAYAEREPRAETYLDAMAASGVRATRAAAEGYDVTAADVDEDAVALAERNLADYGGEAVQRDANALLHEGFYDVVDVDPYGSPMPFVDAAVAGTRNLLCVTATDTAPLCGAHFESGVRRYDTVPRNTEYHPEMGLRVLIGALVRRAACRDKAAVPICSHVSRHYARTYLELEANATEANAALEQLGFVHHCQDCLERAHEFGRLPDVPDECPDCGSRRVVTAGPIWLGPVADADFTRRVADEVTDDMGEAKRARSMLETVADELDTPTHYDQHRLYKQWSRPAIGMDEFVAALREAGFDAARAHYSGTAFKTDATVAEMRDVTADLG; translated from the coding sequence ATGGAGGTCACGGAGGGCGGCGTCACCGTCGAAGTCGAGGACGCGCGCGACGGCGCCAGCGAGGGACGCGCCGACGAGGTGTTCTACAACCCGAAGATGGAGTTGAACCGCGACGTGACCGTCGCCGTCCTCCGGGCGTACGCCGAGCGCGAACCGCGCGCGGAGACGTACCTCGACGCGATGGCCGCCTCGGGCGTCCGCGCGACCCGAGCGGCCGCCGAGGGGTACGACGTCACCGCCGCCGACGTCGACGAGGACGCCGTCGCGCTCGCCGAGCGGAACCTCGCGGACTACGGTGGAGAGGCCGTCCAGCGCGACGCCAACGCCCTGCTCCACGAGGGCTTCTACGACGTCGTCGACGTCGACCCGTACGGCTCGCCGATGCCGTTCGTCGACGCGGCGGTCGCGGGGACGCGCAACCTCCTGTGTGTCACCGCGACCGACACCGCGCCGCTGTGTGGTGCCCACTTCGAGTCGGGTGTCCGCCGCTACGACACGGTCCCGCGCAACACCGAGTACCACCCCGAGATGGGCCTGCGCGTCCTGATCGGCGCGCTCGTGCGCCGCGCCGCCTGCCGCGACAAGGCCGCCGTCCCGATCTGTTCGCACGTCTCGCGCCACTACGCCCGGACGTACCTCGAACTGGAGGCGAACGCGACGGAGGCGAACGCCGCGCTGGAGCAGTTGGGGTTCGTCCACCACTGCCAGGACTGTCTCGAACGCGCCCACGAGTTCGGTCGCCTCCCCGACGTGCCCGACGAGTGCCCCGACTGCGGGTCGCGCCGCGTCGTCACCGCCGGTCCGATCTGGCTCGGTCCGGTCGCCGACGCCGACTTCACCCGGCGAGTCGCCGACGAGGTGACCGACGACATGGGCGAGGCGAAGCGGGCCCGGTCGATGCTGGAGACGGTCGCCGACGAGTTGGACACGCCCACCCACTACGACCAGCACCGCCTGTACAAGCAGTGGAGTCGTCCTGCCATCGGGATGGACGAGTTCGTCGCCGCCTTGCGCGAGGCCGGCTTCGACGCCGCCCGCGCTCACTACTCCGGCACCGCGTTCAAGACGGACGCGACCGTCGCCGAGATGCGCGACGTGACCGCCGACCTCGGCTGA
- a CDS encoding SDR family oxidoreductase: MDLRLDDETALVTASSSGLGFAAAASLATEGANVVVCGRTPARLDEAEEALADAPGAVLTVEADVTDREDVAALVEATVAEFGGLDHVVTSAGGVPPGTFDETTDDQWRGAFDTLVMSAVWTLREARPHLTESNAGTVTCITSTSVREAIDGLVLSNAVRRTVIGLVKTISREWAPDVRANAVLPGAHETARIEELIEDAIDRGEVDSYDEGLADWADDIPLDRIGDPRELGDVVAFLASERASFVTGTALPVDGGTLRS, from the coding sequence ATGGACCTGCGACTCGACGACGAGACGGCGCTGGTGACGGCGAGTTCGAGCGGCCTCGGCTTCGCGGCGGCGGCGTCGCTGGCGACCGAGGGCGCGAACGTCGTGGTGTGCGGCCGAACCCCGGCACGCCTCGACGAGGCCGAGGAAGCCCTCGCGGACGCCCCCGGTGCCGTCCTCACCGTCGAAGCGGACGTGACCGACCGCGAGGACGTGGCTGCGCTCGTCGAGGCGACCGTCGCGGAGTTCGGCGGTCTCGACCACGTCGTCACCAGCGCGGGGGGCGTCCCGCCGGGCACGTTCGACGAGACGACCGACGACCAGTGGCGCGGCGCGTTCGACACGCTCGTGATGAGCGCCGTCTGGACGCTCCGCGAGGCGCGCCCCCACCTCACGGAGAGCAACGCCGGCACCGTGACGTGCATCACCTCGACCTCAGTCCGCGAGGCTATCGACGGCCTCGTGCTCTCGAACGCCGTCCGCCGGACGGTGATCGGCCTCGTGAAGACGATATCGCGGGAGTGGGCGCCGGACGTTCGCGCGAACGCGGTGCTCCCGGGGGCTCACGAGACGGCGCGGATCGAGGAACTGATCGAGGACGCCATCGACCGCGGCGAGGTCGACAGCTACGATGAGGGACTCGCGGACTGGGCCGACGACATCCCGCTGGACCGCATCGGCGACCCGCGGGAGTTGGGTGACGTGGTCGCGTTCCTCGCCTCCGAGCGCGCGTCGTTCGTCACCGGCACCGCGCTCCCCGTCGACGGCGGGACCTTGCGCTCGTAG
- a CDS encoding phosphatase PAP2 family protein — protein MSDHGLITGSTLPLPEWLVAVAAVLTQLGDAWFLYLGLGLLYWLGDRRLAANPRRVGATLIAVGLGALAITVGLKSLFAFGRPPGAGEAVAPLWLPAVAADAYASAATGDGFSFPSGHAIGATMVYGGLATFLDVWDRRTRLRVASVVIGVVALTRVVLGVHYVVDVVVGVAVGVGGLHLFQRVARSGFRPHPDRAFFLAAGLGLVATAVAAVGGHGAEVLEGSIALGGGLGGYLVWRLRGTETAPVGRLDTVVGLGVIAVVFGSAYGVASLGLPYVFGVVPDTTPFRLLAVLPLSFVGVAVIVAWPTLVSKVRETRTREEAASEAEAVADLITEAESVGVDDEDEDAA, from the coding sequence ATGTCCGACCACGGGCTGATCACCGGGTCCACACTCCCGCTGCCGGAGTGGCTCGTCGCCGTCGCCGCGGTCCTCACCCAACTCGGCGACGCGTGGTTCCTCTACCTGGGGCTGGGGCTCCTCTACTGGCTCGGCGACCGCCGGCTGGCGGCCAACCCCCGCCGCGTCGGCGCGACGCTCATCGCCGTCGGCCTCGGCGCGCTCGCGATCACAGTCGGCCTCAAGAGCCTGTTCGCGTTCGGCCGCCCGCCGGGCGCCGGGGAGGCGGTCGCCCCGCTGTGGCTCCCCGCAGTCGCCGCCGACGCCTACGCGAGCGCCGCCACCGGCGACGGCTTCTCGTTCCCCTCCGGCCACGCAATCGGGGCGACGATGGTGTACGGCGGCCTCGCCACCTTCCTCGACGTGTGGGACCGCCGCACCCGCCTGCGCGTCGCGAGCGTCGTTATCGGCGTCGTCGCGCTCACCCGGGTCGTGCTCGGCGTCCACTACGTCGTCGACGTGGTCGTCGGCGTCGCCGTCGGTGTCGGCGGCCTGCACCTGTTCCAGCGCGTCGCCCGCTCGGGCTTCCGTCCCCACCCCGACCGGGCGTTCTTCCTCGCCGCGGGCCTCGGATTGGTCGCGACCGCGGTCGCCGCCGTCGGCGGCCACGGCGCGGAGGTGCTGGAGGGGAGTATCGCGCTCGGCGGCGGCCTCGGCGGCTACCTCGTCTGGCGACTGCGCGGCACCGAGACCGCCCCCGTCGGGCGCCTCGACACCGTCGTCGGCCTCGGTGTGATCGCCGTGGTGTTCGGCTCCGCCTACGGCGTCGCCTCGCTGGGCCTGCCGTACGTGTTCGGCGTCGTCCCCGACACCACGCCGTTTCGCCTGCTTGCGGTGCTCCCGCTGTCATTCGTCGGCGTCGCGGTCATCGTCGCGTGGCCGACGCTCGTGAGCAAGGTGCGCGAGACGCGGACGCGCGAGGAGGCGGCGTCGGAGGCGGAGGCGGTCGCCGACCTCATCACCGAGGCCGAGTCGGTCGGTGTGGACGACGAGGACGAGGACGCGGCGTAA
- a CDS encoding Tfx family DNA-binding protein: MADEGSLDAVDVAELLDRAGFDAERSVLTRRQAEVLALRERNVRQADIAELLGTSRANVSSVESSARDNVEKARETVAFAEALSAPVRIEIEAGTDLYDVPDRVYDACDDAEVKVNHTAPDLMKLVSDHAGDAVQGREVVAPIFVGITSAGTVRVRRSE; encoded by the coding sequence ATGGCAGACGAGGGGAGTCTCGACGCGGTCGACGTCGCCGAGTTGCTCGACCGTGCCGGCTTCGACGCCGAGCGCAGCGTGCTCACCCGTCGGCAGGCCGAGGTGTTGGCGCTGCGCGAGCGCAACGTGAGGCAGGCGGACATCGCCGAGTTGTTGGGCACCTCCCGCGCGAACGTGTCGAGCGTCGAGTCGTCGGCACGCGACAACGTCGAGAAGGCCCGCGAGACGGTCGCGTTCGCCGAGGCGCTGTCGGCGCCGGTCCGGATCGAGATCGAAGCTGGCACCGACCTCTACGACGTGCCGGACCGCGTCTACGACGCCTGCGACGACGCCGAGGTGAAGGTGAACCACACCGCCCCTGACCTGATGAAACTCGTGAGCGACCACGCGGGCGACGCCGTGCAGGGCCGCGAGGTCGTCGCCCCCATCTTCGTCGGCATCACCAGCGCGGGCACCGTCCGGGTCCGTCGCTCGGAGTAG
- a CDS encoding response regulator produces MPSWGSTPPLRVLHAEDDDAYADLTAAVLEREEWVASVTRTPDAQAALTELERDDYDCLLSDLEMPGMSGLELYERVRETDPSIPFVLFTGRRSAAARSTAPPAYTKGGTDALRTLAGGLHRLCAAAHSPLSDEVSGRRWTVERPDAMFYRCRWAAGWPAEVVGPGATVLLGYDPEDLEGGELTYADDIVHPDDRAWTHDAMEASLVSGEPFEFTYRVRRADGEVIRVWERGRGVPDGDETDWGTVVEGFVLPLSDE; encoded by the coding sequence ATGCCCAGTTGGGGGAGCACGCCACCGTTGCGGGTGCTCCACGCGGAAGACGACGACGCGTACGCCGACCTGACGGCCGCCGTGCTCGAACGCGAGGAGTGGGTGGCGTCCGTGACGCGAACCCCCGACGCCCAAGCCGCCCTCACCGAGTTGGAGCGCGACGACTACGACTGTCTCCTGAGCGACCTCGAGATGCCGGGGATGTCGGGACTGGAGTTGTACGAGCGAGTCCGAGAGACCGACCCGTCCATCCCGTTCGTCCTGTTCACCGGGCGGCGCTCGGCCGCCGCGCGCTCGACGGCGCCGCCGGCGTACACGAAAGGCGGCACCGACGCGCTCAGGACGCTCGCGGGTGGGCTCCACCGACTGTGTGCCGCCGCCCACTCCCCCCTCAGTGACGAGGTCTCCGGGCGTCGCTGGACGGTCGAGCGACCGGACGCCATGTTCTACCGCTGTCGGTGGGCGGCCGGGTGGCCCGCCGAGGTCGTCGGCCCCGGCGCGACCGTGCTCCTGGGGTACGACCCGGAGGACCTCGAAGGCGGCGAGTTGACGTACGCCGACGACATCGTCCACCCCGACGACAGAGCGTGGACCCACGACGCAATGGAGGCGTCGCTGGTCTCGGGCGAGCCCTTCGAGTTCACCTACCGGGTGCGGCGCGCCGACGGCGAGGTCATCCGTGTGTGGGAGCGCGGGCGCGGCGTCCCCGACGGCGACGAGACCGACTGGGGGACCGTCGTCGAGGGGTTCGTGCTCCCGCTGAGCGACGAGTGA